The Streptomyces sp. NBC_00335 DNA window CCTGCTTGGAGATCACGTACAGCGGGGCGCCCTCGCCCTCCTCGCCCGGAGACAGGTACCGCTGGCGGACCTTGACCGCCGCGACGTCGGGGCGGATGAAGAGCACGTGGGCCACCTCGTAGGTGACCTCACCGTCCCAGTTCGCCGCGGGCAGGACCTTGCGGGTGAACTCCGAGATCGCGTCGAGCCCGATCAGGACCTTGCCGTGGGCCGTCGTCCAGATCGCGTCCGGGTGAAAGAGGCCCAGGAACTCCTCGGGGTCCTTGTTCCGCTGGGAATGCTCGACGGTGGCGACGAGCCGGCCGATGGCTTCGATGTCTGCCGCGTGGTGCGTGGATTCCGTGGTCATGTGAATGATCGTCACACCTCAAGCCCGCTTGAGGTCAAGTGCGCGATCGCATCACACCACGAGCCCGACCGTCAGGACCCTCCAGCGGTGCGGCGCCGGCG harbors:
- a CDS encoding SgcJ/EcaC family oxidoreductase, translating into MTTESTHHAADIEAIGRLVATVEHSQRNKDPEEFLGLFHPDAIWTTAHGKVLIGLDAISEFTRKVLPAANWDGEVTYEVAHVLFIRPDVAAVKVRQRYLSPGEEGEGAPLYVISKQDDGRWLLTACQNTGVVAG